The region TGAAAGGTTAAGCGGGAAACGTTAAAAGATGAATAAATTTCTACGGCGTGATAAGTTCATATGCATATGGGTGTTGAACTGCCATGTACGACAAATGGTTAACAATTACGAGATCACTTTCAGGTTTGCGTATTTAAGCAACAAATTTTTTTGTCCTGCTGTTTGAAATAGTACCGTGGCTTTTTTATTTGCACCATCGCCTTCAATTGCTATAACTCTACCTTGACCGAACTTTTCGTGGAAAACTTCTATTCCTTCAATAACTGCATTCGGAAGGATGTCTTTAAGGTTTCCTTTTGGTGCTGCAGGGATGGTTGAAGTTGGTTTTTGCGGCAATCGTCCATTGCTAAATAGTTTCCCGCTTGATGGTTGCTTGAACCCACCGAAAGGATTTTGAGTCTCGGTTTGAGACCCTCTAATTGCATTCGAAATGTCAGCCGATGATTCCACGTATTGTTGATCAATTTCGTTGATAAATCGGCTGGGAGTGCAGTTGTTTGGTGTTCCCCATTTGTAGCGGGTTTGCGCATACGATATGGTTACCTTTTTGGCTGCTCGGGTAAGAGCAACGTAGAACAAGCGACGTTCTTCCTCCAGATCATCGGTCGATTGGGTGGTTATGCTCGATGGGAAAAGATTCTCCTCTAATCCAGTGAGAAAAACGTAGTTGAACTCCAATCCCTTGGACGAGTGTATTGTCATTACGCTAACCTTATCTCGGTCGTCAGGATTGTCGGTGTCCAAATCGCTTAGCAACGCAACATTTTCAAGGTAGTCAACCAAGGTTACTGTTTCCTCAACGCCCTCTTCTTTCCGGGAGTCAATAAATTCGCGGATACCGTTTATCAGCTCCTCAATATTTTGCAGGCGAGAAATTCCCTCTGGCGTTTTATCCAATTTTAAATCGGTTATGATCCCCGATCCGTTTGCAATGGCATATGCGGTTTCGTAAGCATCGGCCGAGTATATCATTGTTTGATATCTGCTTACCAATGCGGTAAAATCAATTAGTTTTTTTATTGTTGGCCCCTTGATGCCACTATTTACGGTTGGAAGTTTATGGATTGCATTCCAGAGACTTGCTCCAAGTTGATTTGCAACTTCGGTTAAATGCTGCATTGTGGTGTCGCCAATACCTCGGGCAGGATAGTTTACAATTCTTCGTAATGCTTCATCGTCGTTAGGATTTACTGCGAGCCTAAAGTATGCGAGTAAGTCCTTAATCTCCTTACGTTGATAGAACGATAAGCTGCCGTAAACCTTATAGGGAATGTTGCGTTTGCGCAGTGTTTCCTCAAAAATGCGCGATTGCGCATTGGTGCGGTACAAAATTGCAATATCGCTGTACTTGCAGTGGCTTTGCTGAACGATGCTCAGAATCTCTGATGCTACCAAAAATCCCTCTTCTTGATCTGTAAACGATTGGATAAGTTTTACCTTTTCGCCAACGTCGTTGGCGGAATAGGCTACTTTTTTAATCTGTTTTTGATTCTTATCGATTACACTATTTGCTGCATTTACAATGGTTTGGGTGGATCTGTAGTTCTGTTCCAGCTTAAAGAGTTTGTAATCCTGATAATCGTTTCGGAAATTTAGGATATTCTCAATCTTTGCGCCTCGGAACGAATATATGCTTTGAGCATCATCTCCCACTACACAAACATTTCGGTGGTTTGTGGCCAGTTTCTTTACAATTAGGTACTGCGAGTAGTTGGTATCCTGATACTCATCAACCAAAATATACCGGAATCGTTTTTGGTAGTGCTCTAGTACATCCGGAAAATCGCGGAATAGAACGTTAGTATTCAGAAGCAGATCGTCGAAATCCATTGCCGATGCCTTGTAGCAACGCTGCGCGTAAAGCGTGTAAATCTTGCTGATCTCAGATTTTCTGCTTTTGGCATCCTGTGCTAGAATTTGCGTATTGGATGAGTAGGCCTGATGTGTTACTAGGTTGTTTTTGGCCGAAGAAATTCTGCTTAACACCTCATTGGCCTTGTAAACCTGCGGATCGAGTTTTAGTTCTTTAATTATTTGGTTGATAAGATTTTTAGAATCCGTAGTATCGTAAATGGTGAAGGTTTTCACAAAGCCTAATTTTTCGGCTTCGTTACGAAGAATGCGTGAGAATATTGAGTGAAAAGTTCCCATCCAAAGTTTTGAGGCTTCCTTTTCTCCAACAATTTTAGCAATACGCTCTTTCATCTCCTTTGCTGCCTTATTGGTAAAGGTAAGGGAAAGTATGGACCACGGCGGAACTCCCTGCGTTAGCAGATGGGCAATTCTATATGTAAGTACACGAGTTTTCCCAGAGCCGGCCGAGGCAATCACTAAACTGGGTCCCTCGGTAGTTGTAACGGCTTGCCGTTGAACATCGCTTAACTCGTCTAAATAATCTTGCATTGTATATTTGATTTCAGATGCCAGATATTAGATACTAGACATTAAGATAGCGATCGTTTCGTTTTAATCTGAAATCTTCTGTCTGAAATCTTCTGTCTGGATTTTGACACAAAAGTATATGACTGCAATAAGGAATACAAAAATAGAGTTACATTGTTATTAACATTAAATTAGAATTGAATAAGTGAATGACGGGAGTAGTGAATTAATGGATGTTTGGGATTTAAATGATGTTTCTTATACTCTTTTAGCCCAGTTCTTTTCATGATTTCCATCAAATCACTTTATCACCAAAACAACAATCTCGTATTATTTCGTTAATATTGTAGTCCATTTTTCGAAACAATGCAGAGGGTAATACATAGACTTTTATTGATTTTAGCACTTTTGCAGTGCTCCATTAATGTATTTTCACAGCTTACTGCACCCGGGCGGGATTGGGCTGGTGTAACCCAGTATGTGTATTCGACTCAACATCAGGACTCAATTTTCACCTTTTTTGCTAGTACTGGAAATTTAAATTGTAAGCATACAACTGGCCGTAGCTCTACTTTTATTTGGTATAAGTATGATCCAAGCATAACAAATGTCTCTAACCGATTTGATTCGTTATATACGGAAACAGGAGTTACATCCTCTTCTATGACTGGGTTGGTTGAAGGCGGTTATAGAGTTATTGCTACTAATGATTTGGATTCAACGGAAACATTTACGGCTTGGCTGTTCACCGATGATATTGTATTGAGCCGGGTTGATACCGATAATAGATGCGATTTTTTGGAGTTAGTTGCTATTACTAGTCCCAGTTCGTACAACATTCAGTACGATCGTTTCTACTATCACGATTTATCAAAGCCTTCGCAATCGGAGATGAATACCTACGGTAAAGGGTATTTCAAGGAGGTTGTATGGGAGGCCTCTGATTCGAGGATTGAGTTCACACAAAGCTCATCGCTCCGACAAACCATTGCAGACCCAGCTCCATTATACAACTCATCATACGATGTGTCCATTACGAACATATTTGGTAGAGTTTTAACATATCATACCGATGAGTTTACTGCAATCGCCGCAAAGGCTGTTCAGAAAATTCAGGTCGAGAGCGATGGTGGATGGGAGGATTATAGTAGCGGCGAGAGTTACGAGGCGTTGCTTGGGCTACGTTTGGAAAGTTCATCAATCAATGCCGATTCGATATTTTGGTTCTTGTCGAATATGAAAACGGTAAACTACGAGGATGAGTATGTGGTAATTTGGAAGGATAGTTCGTTGTTTGCCAATAGGGTAGAGGCATTTCCAACTAAAGACCTGATGCGGCCAGGATACTTTAAGATTAAGCATTTGGCATACAATCCTTCATCGGGATGTAAGGATTCTGTTGAGATTGCGGTTGAGGTTGATTCATCAAAAATTAAAGCAGATGCCATTCCAAATGTTTTTTCACCCAATGGCGATGATCTAAACAAAACATTCAAATTTATTGACCCAGAGGAAAATCTAAAGTCCATTAGTTCGTTTTCAATTAGAATTTTAAGCCGATCGGGACGATTAATCTATAAATATTCTGGTGATCCGCGAGAGTGGGAGGGTTGGAACGGAAAAATTGATGGAACTGGTGCCGATGCTGCTCCTGGTGTTTACTTCTTTATAATAGAGGCTAGGGGTTGGGATGGCAAAGAGTTCGATTATGGACCGTATAAAGGATTTCTGCATTTATACCGGTAATAAAGAAAAACCCTGCTTAATAAAAAGCAGGGTGATTTTTTTGATTGGTAATAAACTATTCCTCTACAATAACAATCTTGTCAATTTTGTCACCTGCTCTTATCTCATCAATCACATCAAGTCCTTCGTAAACTTTACCGAAGCATGTGTGCTGACGGTCTAGATGCTGGGTGTTTTGTCTACCATGGCAAATAAAGAACTGAGAACCACCAGTGTTACGTCCTGCATG is a window of Tenuifilaceae bacterium CYCD DNA encoding:
- a CDS encoding DNA helicase, whose product is MQDYLDELSDVQRQAVTTTEGPSLVIASAGSGKTRVLTYRIAHLLTQGVPPWSILSLTFTNKAAKEMKERIAKIVGEKEASKLWMGTFHSIFSRILRNEAEKLGFVKTFTIYDTTDSKNLINQIIKELKLDPQVYKANEVLSRISSAKNNLVTHQAYSSNTQILAQDAKSRKSEISKIYTLYAQRCYKASAMDFDDLLLNTNVLFRDFPDVLEHYQKRFRYILVDEYQDTNYSQYLIVKKLATNHRNVCVVGDDAQSIYSFRGAKIENILNFRNDYQDYKLFKLEQNYRSTQTIVNAANSVIDKNQKQIKKVAYSANDVGEKVKLIQSFTDQEEGFLVASEILSIVQQSHCKYSDIAILYRTNAQSRIFEETLRKRNIPYKVYGSLSFYQRKEIKDLLAYFRLAVNPNDDEALRRIVNYPARGIGDTTMQHLTEVANQLGASLWNAIHKLPTVNSGIKGPTIKKLIDFTALVSRYQTMIYSADAYETAYAIANGSGIITDLKLDKTPEGISRLQNIEELINGIREFIDSRKEEGVEETVTLVDYLENVALLSDLDTDNPDDRDKVSVMTIHSSKGLEFNYVFLTGLEENLFPSSITTQSTDDLEEERRLFYVALTRAAKKVTISYAQTRYKWGTPNNCTPSRFINEIDQQYVESSADISNAIRGSQTETQNPFGGFKQPSSGKLFSNGRLPQKPTSTIPAAPKGNLKDILPNAVIEGIEVFHEKFGQGRVIAIEGDGANKKATVLFQTAGQKNLLLKYANLKVIS